One part of the Haliaeetus albicilla chromosome 9, bHalAlb1.1, whole genome shotgun sequence genome encodes these proteins:
- the MRPL44 gene encoding large ribosomal subunit protein mL44: MAARLLLRASRRLLAGAGAGAGRVALSTAPRHEKKRWLRAYLEQQRLEAPPQRRSEKPNWDYHAEIQAFSHRLHENFSLDLLKTAFVNSSYIQSEEARRRELGLDKETAALNLQDNSKLAEQGMSFSRSYLTQSFEGAYPDLPAKGIGALVDFLTSQELVSYVAQNLSIQDLTLCKEFPVPPNVLQRTFFAVIGALLNSSGPEKTGLFVRDFFIPQLIGKDLFEIWEVVNPMGLLVEELTKRNISSPEPRITRQLGVSTVLPLYFVGLYCDKKIIAEGPGETLLAAEEEAARVALRKLYGYTENRRPWDYSKPKQGLAAEKAVGSN, translated from the exons ATGGCCGCCAGGCTCCTCTTGCGGGCGTCGCGGCGGCTGctggccggggccggggccggggccgggcgggtgGCGCTCAGCACTGCGCCGCGCCACGAGAAGAAGCGGTGGCTCCGCGCCTACCTGGAGCAGCAGCGGCTGGAggcccccccccagcggcg ATCAGAGAAGCCCAACTGGGATTACCATGCAGAGATACAAGCTTTCAGCCACCGGCTGcatgaaaatttttctttggatCTCCTCAAGACTGCATTTGTTAATTCTTCTTATATTCAAAGCGAAGAGGCGAGACGCCGAGAACTTGGGCTGGACAAAGAAACGGCTGCTCTTAATCTACAAGATAATAGTAAACTTGCTGAACAAGGGATGTCTTTTTCACGTTCTTACCTGACACAGAGCTTTGAAGGTGCCTACCCTGATTTACCTGCAAAGGGGATAGGAGCACTTGTTGATTTTCTTACCAGTCAGGAACTTGTTTCTTATGTGGCTCAAAACCTGTCTATACAGGACCTGACGCTTTGCAAAGAGTTTCCCGTCCCACCAAATGTGCTACAGAGGACGTTCTTTGCTGTCATAGGAGCCTTGCTCAATAGCAGTGGGCCTGAGAAAACGGGGCTCTTTGTCAGG gatttttttattccccaGCTGATTGGAAAAGACCTGTTTGAGATCTGGGAAGTTGTAAATCCTATGGGCTTACTAGTGGAAGAACTGACCAAGAGGAATATCTCTTCCCCGGAACCAAGAATTACCAGGCAGTTGGGAGTCAGCACAGTTCTGCCGCTGTACTTTGTTGGGTTGTACTG cgATAAGAAGATTATAGCTGAAGGTCCTGGTGAAACACTGCttgctgcagaggaagaagctgCCCGTGTGGCACTGCGGAAGCTGTATGGGTATACAGAGAACAGGAGACCTTGGGATTACTCGAAACCCAAACAGGGATTGGCAGCTGAAAAGGCTGTCGGCAGTAACTAG